The Desmonostoc muscorum LEGE 12446 genome includes a region encoding these proteins:
- a CDS encoding response regulator produces MYINNKFPTHPSFLQGLRVLVVDNDVNFCNSLTAMLQSYGVKVQAAFLGEQALEIFVRWQPDILLNGISSPKEDGYTLIHQVRTLAGERGKAVPAIALTSTVTEDMYQHALLAGFSLCVAKPVVVDDFVAVLGILAIANNPHTHDN; encoded by the coding sequence ATGTATATAAATAATAAATTTCCTACTCATCCTTCATTTCTTCAAGGCCTGCGAGTACTCGTTGTAGATAATGATGTCAATTTCTGCAATTCTTTAACAGCGATGTTGCAATCTTATGGTGTGAAAGTGCAAGCGGCATTTTTAGGAGAGCAAGCTCTAGAAATATTTGTCCGATGGCAACCTGATATCCTCTTGAATGGTATTTCCTCGCCAAAGGAGGATGGCTATACTCTGATTCACCAAGTAAGAACACTTGCGGGAGAGCGAGGCAAAGCAGTGCCAGCCATCGCTCTGACAAGCACTGTAACTGAAGATATGTATCAACACGCTCTTTTAGCTGGGTTTAGTCTATGCGTTGCTAAACCCGTAGTTGTTGATGATTTTGTTGCTGTACTTGGCATTTTAGCAATTGCTAATAATCCTCATACTCATGATAACTAG
- a CDS encoding chemotaxis protein CheB, with protein MTSDQPSEQPVSESTANEAFDIEQQDIADALFPIVGIAASAGGLEAFTGVLKHLLTDTGMAFVLIQHLDPNHKSLLSEILGRTTSMPVNEVRDGVTVEPNSVYIIPPNTKMMLSGGVLQLTPREKVHGKYMPADAFFTSLAADRGHKAIAVILSGADGDGSLGLKAIKAAGGVTFAQCEDTAKFDSMPNTAVATGNVDFVLPPQKIAEELVNLSRNPFIANSLPPIAVEKLPEQGDALATIFVLLRSQTGVDFSHYKPNTLDRRIQRRMLLYKLQRLEDYAQYLQNNPGEVKALYEEILIHVTHFFRDPEAFEVLKERVFPTIIENKSAELPIRIWVAGCSTGEEVYSIAISLLEFLSNKVTSPPIQIFATDISEIAIDKARTGIYAENQMVEVSPESRRRFFNALEGGGYQISKAVRELCVFARQDLGSDPPFSNLDLISCRNVLIYLDETLQKRILPIFHYSLNPTGFLLLGTSESTGKYSDLFIQIDKKNKIYTKKLTAIRPTFSFITSNYPIVKVDESKPTDENPSDEFDLEKKTDQLILNRYAPVGVVINDKMDVLQFRGEIDLYLKLSPGKPSLNLFKMVRQGLLIELRATIYQAQRQKILVRREGLRIEEGDLAKIINLEVIPFNPGTGEELYFLVLFESAPPTINNPSTVNPESEVQSDLTQEIVQLRLELATAIKERAATQEYLQAVIQEQEHINQDLKVANEEILSSNEELQSTNEELETAKEEIQATNEELNTTNEELRSRNQELHQVNNDLTNLLASINIPILILTLDLRIRRFTPMAQRLFNLIPTDAGRPLSDIRANLDVPELETLILEVLDTLSIKELEVQTLGGHWYNLRIRPYRTTENKIDGVVLVLIDIDVLKRSAATLEQARNYAEAIVETVQVPLIVLDSDFRVNKANRSFYETFQVSPAETAQSLIFELGNGQWNLPGLRSLLEEILANDTSINNWEVEHSFERIGQKTMLLNGWKIIEQGEAQMILLAIEDISDRKQLELERSKLLEQEQSARQQAEIANRAKDEFLSNLSHELRNPLNTILGWAQLFRTRNLDSSAVIRAWEVVERSAKVQGQLIDDMLDVSRITSGKLHLNTRLIDLVSVVNAAIESIEFSAEAKSIEIISELNSATVVGDFDRLQQVLWNLLSNAIKFTPAGGRVGIMLEAVSTHAELRVSDTGIGIREDLLPYVFDRFRQGDSSSSKTSQGLGLGLSIVRHLIELHGGTVQAQSPGEGLGTTIIVRLPLRLMPPEITPPTYLEPSVLSETLDTLDGKNPPLTLEGLCILAVDDQEDSRDLLKWMLEEFGAEVVIVTSTREAIATLTESPGKYDVLLADIGMPEEDGFSLIRQVRALEAEAGGQIPAAAITAYATEQERQRAIDAGFQMHLAKPIELSELVLMIANLSGRGTDNS; from the coding sequence ATGACATCCGATCAACCCTCTGAACAACCTGTATCTGAATCTACCGCTAATGAAGCGTTCGACATAGAGCAGCAAGACATTGCAGATGCTTTATTTCCCATCGTTGGCATTGCCGCCTCTGCGGGTGGATTAGAGGCATTTACGGGGGTACTTAAGCATTTGCTTACCGATACAGGGATGGCATTTGTGCTGATTCAACACTTAGACCCTAACCACAAGAGTCTGTTGAGCGAGATTCTAGGAAGAACAACTTCAATGCCCGTCAATGAAGTGCGAGACGGGGTGACTGTGGAACCAAACTCTGTCTACATTATTCCGCCTAACACTAAGATGATGTTGTCTGGTGGGGTGTTGCAACTCACGCCGCGAGAGAAAGTTCATGGTAAATATATGCCTGCTGATGCGTTCTTTACTTCATTAGCAGCAGATCGAGGGCACAAAGCGATCGCAGTTATTCTATCTGGAGCCGATGGAGACGGTTCACTGGGGCTGAAGGCAATCAAGGCAGCTGGAGGCGTGACTTTTGCTCAGTGTGAAGACACGGCAAAATTCGATAGTATGCCCAATACTGCTGTTGCCACTGGGAATGTGGATTTTGTGCTACCGCCGCAAAAAATCGCCGAGGAACTGGTAAATCTCAGTCGCAATCCTTTTATTGCTAACTCTTTGCCACCGATCGCAGTTGAGAAGTTGCCCGAACAGGGGGATGCCCTGGCGACTATATTTGTATTATTGCGATCGCAAACTGGCGTTGACTTCAGCCACTACAAGCCCAACACCCTCGATCGCCGAATCCAAAGGCGAATGCTGTTGTATAAACTACAACGCTTGGAGGATTATGCCCAGTATTTGCAAAACAATCCGGGTGAAGTCAAGGCGCTCTATGAAGAAATTCTGATCCACGTCACCCATTTTTTCCGCGATCCCGAAGCATTTGAAGTGTTGAAAGAGCGAGTCTTTCCTACCATCATCGAAAACAAATCAGCAGAGTTGCCGATTCGGATTTGGGTAGCTGGGTGTTCGACGGGTGAAGAGGTGTATTCCATCGCTATCTCCTTGCTGGAGTTTTTATCAAATAAAGTAACCTCGCCGCCGATCCAAATTTTTGCCACAGACATCAGTGAAATAGCGATTGACAAAGCGAGAACGGGTATTTATGCAGAGAATCAAATGGTGGAAGTCTCACCAGAGAGCCGCCGCAGATTTTTTAATGCCCTTGAAGGCGGTGGATATCAAATTAGTAAAGCTGTCCGCGAACTGTGTGTGTTTGCTAGGCAAGACTTGGGCAGCGATCCCCCTTTTTCTAACTTAGATTTAATTAGCTGCCGGAATGTACTGATTTACTTGGACGAAACGTTGCAAAAACGGATATTGCCCATCTTTCATTACAGTCTTAATCCGACTGGCTTCTTGCTGCTAGGGACTTCAGAAAGCACAGGTAAATATTCGGACTTGTTTATTCAGATTGACAAAAAGAATAAAATATATACCAAAAAGCTAACTGCAATTCGTCCAACTTTTTCGTTCATTACCAGCAATTATCCGATAGTAAAAGTGGACGAATCAAAGCCGACCGATGAGAATCCATCGGATGAGTTTGATTTAGAGAAAAAAACTGACCAACTAATCTTGAATCGCTATGCGCCAGTGGGTGTAGTAATCAACGACAAGATGGACGTGCTGCAATTTCGGGGAGAAATCGATCTCTACCTCAAACTTTCACCTGGGAAACCGAGTCTTAACTTATTCAAAATGGTGCGCCAAGGCTTGCTCATCGAGCTACGCGCCACAATTTATCAGGCACAACGGCAAAAAATTCTAGTTAGAAGAGAAGGGTTACGAATTGAAGAGGGCGATCTTGCAAAAATCATCAATCTTGAGGTGATTCCATTCAACCCTGGGACTGGCGAAGAACTCTACTTTCTAGTTTTATTTGAATCAGCCCCACCCACAATTAATAACCCCAGCACAGTAAACCCTGAGAGCGAAGTGCAGTCAGACTTAACGCAGGAGATTGTTCAGCTAAGGCTTGAACTTGCAACCGCCATCAAAGAGCGGGCTGCAACTCAAGAATATCTGCAAGCGGTGATCCAAGAGCAAGAGCATATCAATCAAGACCTGAAAGTTGCCAATGAAGAAATCCTCTCTAGTAATGAAGAGTTGCAAAGCACCAATGAGGAGCTAGAAACTGCCAAAGAAGAGATTCAGGCAACCAACGAAGAACTCAACACCACTAATGAAGAACTTCGTAGTCGAAATCAGGAATTACACCAAGTTAATAACGATCTCACGAATTTGCTTGCCAGTATTAATATTCCCATTTTGATATTGACTTTGGACTTACGCATTCGACGTTTTACGCCAATGGCGCAGCGACTTTTCAATTTGATTCCCACCGATGCTGGACGACCTTTGAGCGACATCAGAGCAAATCTCGATGTTCCTGAGTTAGAAACTCTAATTTTGGAGGTTCTTGACACACTCAGCATCAAAGAATTAGAAGTCCAAACTCTGGGGGGACATTGGTACAACCTCCGCATCCGTCCTTATCGCACTACAGAAAACAAGATTGACGGTGTAGTGTTGGTGTTAATAGATATTGATGTTCTTAAACGCAGTGCTGCAACCTTAGAACAAGCCCGGAATTACGCTGAAGCGATTGTGGAGACGGTACAAGTACCGTTAATCGTCCTTGATTCTGATTTCCGAGTGAACAAAGCCAATCGCTCGTTTTATGAAACATTTCAGGTTTCACCAGCAGAGACAGCCCAATCTCTGATTTTTGAACTAGGGAACGGTCAATGGAACCTGCCCGGACTGCGATCGCTCTTAGAAGAAATTCTCGCCAACGATACCAGTATTAACAACTGGGAAGTAGAGCATAGTTTTGAGCGGATTGGGCAGAAAACCATGCTGCTCAATGGTTGGAAAATTATTGAACAGGGCGAGGCTCAAATGATTTTGCTGGCGATTGAAGATATTAGCGATCGCAAACAGTTAGAGTTAGAGCGATCTAAGCTACTAGAACAGGAGCAGTCAGCCCGTCAACAGGCGGAAATTGCCAACCGAGCCAAAGATGAATTCCTCTCGAACCTCTCCCATGAACTTCGTAACCCGCTTAATACGATACTGGGCTGGGCGCAACTTTTCCGCACCCGCAATTTAGATTCTTCAGCAGTCATTCGTGCCTGGGAAGTGGTGGAGCGGAGTGCTAAGGTGCAAGGTCAGTTAATCGATGATATGCTCGATGTCTCCCGAATTACGAGTGGCAAGCTTCATTTAAATACTCGTCTAATCGATCTAGTTTCAGTAGTGAATGCCGCCATTGAGTCTATCGAATTTTCCGCAGAGGCGAAAAGCATTGAAATTATTTCAGAGTTGAACTCGGCGACGGTTGTCGGAGATTTTGACCGTTTACAGCAAGTTTTGTGGAATTTACTTTCTAATGCCATTAAGTTCACTCCAGCCGGTGGGCGAGTGGGAATTATGCTCGAAGCTGTATCTACTCACGCTGAACTTCGAGTCAGCGACACCGGAATTGGCATCCGGGAAGACTTGCTGCCTTATGTTTTCGATCGCTTCCGCCAAGGAGATTCCAGCAGCAGCAAAACAAGTCAGGGACTTGGATTAGGCTTGTCAATCGTCCGTCATCTGATAGAACTTCACGGTGGAACAGTTCAAGCGCAAAGTCCAGGTGAGGGACTAGGAACCACGATCATTGTCAGGCTGCCTCTGCGCTTAATGCCACCGGAGATTACACCACCAACTTATTTAGAGCCGAGCGTTTTGTCAGAGACTCTGGACACATTAGATGGTAAAAATCCACCCCTTACCCTTGAAGGGTTATGCATCTTGGCTGTAGACGATCAAGAGGATAGCCGCGACTTATTAAAGTGGATGTTAGAAGAGTTTGGGGCTGAAGTAGTAATTGTGACATCGACAAGGGAAGCGATCGCTACTTTAACTGAATCTCCTGGCAAATATGATGTGCTTCTAGCAGATATTGGGATGCCAGAGGAGGATGGTTTTTCCCTGATTCGTCAGGTGAGAGCGCTTGAAGCTGAAGCTGGGGGACAAATTCCAGCAGCAGCAATCACTGCCTATGCCACCGAGCAAGAGCGGCAAAGGGCAATTGATGCTGGTTTCCAAATGCATCTAGCTAAACCGATTGAGCTTAGTGAATTGGTATTGATGATTGCAAATTTGAGTGGACGAGGGACAGATAATTCGTAA
- the cruF gene encoding gamma-carotene 1'-hydroxylase CruF — protein sequence MRQLVIAERVSLIGHIVSTVFGLVGILLVIPNAQVIFNLSEVAQTAIQWSMAGGGVVYMILGAIGVFLYATRILGLGRALAFLLPSVFISLGSELLGTSTGFPFGHYSYLSGLGYKIAGLVPFTIPLSWFYLGLVSYLLARAGLEVDKKPNLWRHISAIALGALLLTSWDFVLDPAMSQTSLPFWYWQQPGPFFGMPYQNFAGWLGTSSVFMAVTALLWRNNPINWERSQLNIPLAVYLSNFGFATVMSLTAGFFVPVLLGLLLGVTPAVLLWLKGSPTPVQVLIEAPEISVARLKVTAK from the coding sequence ATGAGACAACTTGTTATTGCTGAACGTGTAAGCCTCATTGGTCATATCGTGTCAACAGTATTTGGATTGGTAGGAATACTACTGGTTATACCTAATGCCCAAGTAATTTTTAACTTATCCGAGGTTGCACAAACTGCCATCCAATGGAGTATGGCAGGAGGCGGTGTAGTTTATATGATTTTAGGTGCGATAGGTGTTTTCTTGTATGCCACGCGGATTTTAGGTTTAGGTCGCGCCTTGGCATTTCTGTTGCCATCAGTATTTATTTCTCTAGGAAGTGAATTACTAGGAACCAGTACTGGTTTTCCATTTGGTCATTATAGTTACCTAAGCGGTTTAGGTTATAAGATTGCGGGTTTAGTCCCATTTACAATTCCCTTGTCGTGGTTTTATTTGGGATTGGTTTCTTACCTGCTGGCACGCGCAGGTTTAGAAGTGGACAAAAAACCCAACTTGTGGCGTCATATAAGTGCGATCGCTTTGGGTGCTTTATTACTAACCTCCTGGGATTTTGTTCTCGATCCAGCAATGAGTCAAACTTCTCTACCCTTTTGGTATTGGCAACAACCAGGCCCCTTCTTTGGAATGCCTTACCAAAACTTTGCGGGGTGGCTGGGTACTAGCTCAGTATTTATGGCTGTGACTGCACTGTTGTGGAGAAATAATCCAATTAACTGGGAGCGATCGCAGCTTAATATACCTTTAGCAGTTTATTTAAGTAACTTTGGTTTCGCTACAGTCATGAGCTTAACAGCTGGATTCTTTGTACCCGTATTGCTAGGCTTGTTGCTGGGTGTAACTCCCGCAGTGTTGCTGTGGTTGAAAGGCTCACCTACACCTGTCCAAGTTCTCATAGAAGCACCAGAAATCTCTGTAGCTAGGCTCAAAGTTACAGCGAAATGA